TGGAATTATTTTTAAATGGTTGTATTACGCAGGCGGTCAATCGCCTCATGGTGCGAGTGGTGCAGAAGTGATTGGAGGATATCTTATGGCAGGAACGATCACGGGAATTTTGATGGCGCTGTTCCTTAATAACAGCGGCGGTGCGTGGGACAATGCGAAGAAATATATCGAAACCGGAATGTACGGTGGCAAGAGATCAGATCCGCATAAAGCCGCTGTGGTTGGGGATACGGTTGGCGATCCGTTCAAAGATACCGCGGGTCCATCGCTGCATGTGCTGATAAAATTATTAGCTACGTTAACATTAGTTTTAGCGCCGTTGTTTATTTAATGGAGAGGTATAACTGCGAAGATTAATGCAGTAGAGTTTTGTAAAATGGGTTTCCGAAAACGGGAGCCCATTTTTATTTTTGGGTGCTTGATACTATAGGTGAGAACTGAATTAGGGTTTTGAAGGTAAGTGCGACTGGATTTATTTTCCTTTCTCTTTGAAGAGTCACAAAGTGATGCCATAGGCAAAAGTAACTCCGCCAGAGGCGGATAAAAAAGAGAACTCTCCGTCCCGCTCTTCGAGCGGGATAAACGGCTAATGTATGAATCGCAAAGCGGAGTTTGGTGGGTCTTGTTGATAGCGGTATGATTGCGGAGGCAGGGTTTAGATTTGAGTCCTTCGACTTCGATCAGGACGAGCCTTCGCAGGGGGAGATATCTATTTTGAGTGCTACGTTACACACCACTATATCCCCTCTCGCAGAGATTGTGCTGTGGTTAGATGGGGTTTTTGTGGAGGACTTGACAATATGATTAATTTTTGATAACTTGCCAAAACTTAAAATAAAGAAAACTAAAAGTGGATCCATTTTGGGAAGAACATACAAATTAGAATGGACTTTGTGAGTGAGGAGAGAATTCAACCCATCGATAATAAATAAATAAAACGCGCGATCTGTTTCTACAAAGGAGTCCTTCTGACAACGGTTTATCCGAGGATGTGTTGAAGCAGTCAGAGAATATATCCATAATCACGAAGAACACCATAAAAAGAAAACTAATAAAGAAGAAATGGTATCAATCCTAAAGAAGTACGGTTTTGAATCAATTGAATTTGTAGGAGCAGAAGATAATTGAATTTGGCTTTGAAAAATATGATTCTATTGTGCTGCTTGTCTCTGCTCGTATTTACCAATTATGGTTTGAATCAGGAAACAGGTAAAACCGAATCGATAATTATTGTCGGGGATACGCAACGAACCAGCAAGTGGGAAATCGGTACGGAGCAGAACAAAGATGTTGCGAAGAAAATCTTTGATAGAATCGCTGAAGAAAATCCGACGTGTGTTGTACATTTAGGTGATATGGTTTTCTATGGTTCATCGAAGAGATCGTGGGCATCGTTTGATTCGGATGCCGCTTCGATCATTAAGGATAGTATTCCTATATATCCCGTACCCGGCAATCATGAATATTTCGGCAATAATAAAGCCGCATTGAGTAATTTGTATCAACACTTTCCAATCTTAAAAGATCAAACATGGTATTCGAGGCAAATAAATAAATTGGGGATCATATTCCTCAACTCGAATTTTGCAAACCTTTCGAAAAGTGCAAACAAATTGCAACTCGACTGGTATAAAAACGAATTGGTGAATATGGAAAACGATTCAACTATTGAAAGGATAGTCGTTGTATGTCATCATCCACCATATACAAACAGTACGGTGGTAAGTGAAAGCAAAGAAGTTCAAAAATATTTTGTACAACCATTTATCACGGCTAAAAAGACAGAACTGTTTTTCTCGGGGCACTGTCATAGTGTCGAGCACTTTGTAAAGGATAACAAACATTTCATAGTAAGCGGCGGGGGAGGTGGTCCGCGTCAGAAATTGAAAGTCGCTGCAAAGTGGAAGTATAAAGATTTACATAACGGAGGCAGAATAAGGAACTTCAATTATTGCAAAATATCTTTTAGCGATAATGAAATTAATTTAGAAATAATCGGATGGGACGATGCAATAAAGGAAAGGAAGGTTTTATTCGGGTTTCAGTTGTAATGTAAATGAGGTTATCCAAAACTGAGATTGTTTATATCTGAACATCGAAAACCGCCAATAACAAAAAAATCATAATCCTTGCCTATTTCACAAATTTTTAGTAGATTTAATAAGTTATTTTTGAAAACCTATCATATTTTATCATTTTCAAGGATTTTTCGTGGCTTTAAGACAGAAATTAACACATTCATATAGGCAGGACGAGGTTTTAAAGAAATGGTATCTCGTTGACGCAGAGGGGCAAACACTGGGCCGTCTCGCAAGCCGCATTGCAACCGTACTGCGTGGCAAGAATAAACCACAGTTTACAACGAACGCCGACTGCGGCGATTTCGTAATTGTGGTGAACGCGGATAAAATAAAGATCGCCGCTAAACGTGAGGAGTTGAAAACTTATTTCCATCACACATTATATCCGGCAGGCGCAACGGTTGAATCGTACAAAGAGTTGATTAAAACAAATCCCGAGCGCATTGTAACGATGGCGATTAAAGGAATGATACCGCATAACCGGCTTGGAGTTCAGGTTATAAAAAAATTAAAGGTATACCGCGGAACGGAACATCCACACTCGGCACAAAAGCCCGAACCACTTAAGTTTAATTAGGAGTTGAAAGAATTAAATGGCAGCATTTCATAGAATAGCAGTTGGCAGACGCAAGACAGCAGTTGCACGCGTAATTTTAAAACCCGGTTCAGGAGAAATTAAAATTAACGACATCGCTCTGGAAAAATATTTTCCCATCGAGACTTTAAAAACAGATGTGCTTCTTCCATTTACAGTTACCGAATTACTAGGTAAATACGATGTGGACGCGATAGTCAACGGCGGCGGATCGAGCGGACAAGCAGGCGCTGTGAAGCTCGGTATATCACGCGCTTTAGTAGATCTTAATAACGATTTGCGCGGAAAACTCCGCGAGCATGATTTGCTCACTCGTGATTCGAGAATGGTTGAGCGTAAAAAATACGGTCAACGCAAAGCACGCAAGAGATTCCAGTTCAGTAAGAGATAATTTTTTAGCAAATGAGTATGTGAGAATTTTAGTAGATGAGATTGAGAAGAATAATTTACTCAACTACTCTTATACTGAACTACTCAAATACTTAATTAATCAATCATACTCTCTGATTTTGAGGGAAGTGTCACGTTATAAACGGGATCCCCTCAGAAGATGACGGGAGTAGAAGAAACAACTAACATAAAGGAGTAACAAATGCCACGTATAGAATTAGCCGACCTACTTGATGCAGGCGCTCACTTTGGGCACCTCACACGCCGTTGGAATCCCAAAATGAAACCGTTTATTTTTATGGAAAGAAACGGTATTCATATCATCGATCTGAAAAAAACACAAGACCTTTTAGAAGGTGCCGCGAACGCTCTCGCTAATATTATTGGCGAAGGGAAGAAAGTTCTTTTTGTCGGAACAAAAAGTCAGGCAGCGGTGGTGATTGAAGAAGAAGCGAAAAGATGCGGTGCGTTTTACACATCGTCGCGCTGGTTGGGCGGTATGCTCACCAATTTTTCAACGATCAGAAAAAGTGTTAAGCGTCTCCAGAACATCGAAAAGATGGAAACCGACGGAACTTACGATAAGATAACGAAGAAAGAAGCATTAGTGTTAGATCGTGAAAAAGAAAAACTTTCGGATGTTTTATCGGGCGTGGTTGATATGACACGATTGCCGGGGGCTTTATATGTAGTCGACATTAAGAAAGAAGAAATCTCGGTGCGTGAAGCAAAGCGCTTGGGAATTCCGGTGTTCGCGATTGTAGATACGAATTGCGATCCAACATTCGTCGATTATCCCATTCCGGCGAACGATGACGCGATTAAATCAATTCAGGCGATAACCAGAGTGATGGCAGACGCGGTTCTTGAAGGACAGGAACGTGTAAGCGCTATGCAACAAGCACTTAATGAGCAAGAACAAGAAAAAGCTCCCGAACCGAAACAAAGAAGAAAATAATTTGAACAATTTATAAACTGAAGAATAGTGAGTTTTAAAAATGGAAATTACGTCAGAACAAGTTAAATCATTACGCGATAAAACAGGCGCCGGAATGATGGATTGCAAGAAAGCGCTTGCAGAATCGAACGGCGATATGGATAAGGCAATTGATTACCTGCGGAAAAAAGGTGCGGCAACCGCAGAGAAGCGGGCTGATCGCGCTACAAATCAAGGTGTGATCGAAGCATATATCCATGCAGGTGGGCGAATCGGTACGATGGTTGAAGTGAACTGCGAAACCGATTTCGTGGCGAAGACAGACGACTTCAAAGCATTCGCGCGTGAGTTAGCGATGCAAATAGCTGCAATGAATCCGTTATACGTCAGTCGTGAAGATGTTTCGAAAGATGTTATCGAACACGAAATGGAAATTTACCGAACACAAGCAAAGAACGAAAAGAAACCCGATCAGGTCGTCAACCGGATTGCCGAAGGTAAGTTGGAGAAATATTACCAGGAGTTTTGCCTGACAGAACAAATCTATATCAAAGATTCAGGAAAAACGATTAAGGATCTGATCCTCGACCTGACGGCAAAGACGGGTGAGAAGATAACAATCCGACGTTTCAAGCGTTTTCACCTTGGAGAAAATTCATAAAAACAAAAATTCAGGTCTCGCATTTGTGAGACCTTTTTTTTATATGGGATATGAAAAAATATAAACCGGCATTCAAAAGAATCCTTCTAAAAGTCAGCGGTGAAGCGCTGATGGGGGAAAAAGAGTTCGGAATAGATTCTAATATTCTGAGCAAGTTCGCATCTGAGATCGGTCAGATACATAAGTACGGGATCGAAATCGGAATCGTCATCGGAGGCGGAAACATTTATCGCGGTGTCGAGAATTCGTCCGATGGTGTCGATAAAGTAACCGGTGATCATATGGGAATGCTTGCTACAATCATAAACGGTCTTGCGTTGCAAAGCGCGCTTGAACATCACGGCGTTTTCACCCGATTAATGAGTCCGATAAAAATGGAAGAGATGGCAGAACCATTCATTCGTCGGCGAGCGATCAGACACTTGGAGAAGGGGCGTGTTGTAATCTTTGGCGCAGGGACCGGTAATCCATATTTCACAACCGATTCTGCGGCGGCACTCAGGGCAATGGAAATCAATGCAGATGTCATCATCAAAGGCACACGTGTTGACGGAGTTTACGATTGCGATCCTGAAAAACACAAAAATGCGCTGATGTACAAAGAAATATCTTATCAGGATGTGTTGGAAAAAGATTTGAAAGTTATGGACCTTACCGCGATAACGTTATGCAAAGAAAACAAGATGCCGATTATCGTATTCAACTTCAATAAATCCGGAAATTTAAAACGGCTTGCACAGGGACAAAAAGTAGGAACGGTTGTTCACGCGAAAGCCAAAAGAATTTAATAAATAGACTTGTCGAACTATTTAAGGAATAATTATGATAAAAGATATCATTAAACAAACAGACGACAAGATGCACAAAGCTGTAGAAGTTGTGCGTCATGAATTCATAAAAATCAGAACCGGGAAAGCAACAACAGCTCTGCTCGACGGTGTGAAGATCGATTACTACGGACAGCATTCACCTCTCACGCAAGTAGCGAACGTCAGCGTTAAAGACATCCACACAATATCGGTGCAACCTTGGGATAAAACAATGATTCAACCTATAGAGAAAGCGATCATCGCCGCGAATTTAGGTTTGAATCCGATCGTTGATGCAAATGGTATTCGTGTTCCAATACCTCCTTTGAACGAGGAAAGAAGAAAAGAACTCGTTAAATTGGTAAAGAAATTTGCCGAAGAAGGCAGAATTGCCATACGCAATATCAGACGTGATGCGATTGAACATCTGAAGAAATCGGAAAAAGACGAACATTTTTCCGAAGATGAACGAAAACGTGCCGAGCAGGATGTTCAAAAAATGACCGATAAATTTATTAAAGATGTTGACGGTTTAGTTGTGTTGAAAGAAAAAGAGATAATGGAAGTTTAATCAACTGATTAAGCGAGATTCTACAGTGGAAATTGATGCCGATTCGAGATTTTGAGTCGGCATTTTGTTTTGAGTGAGGACGCTCACTGATAATTGAGGTTAGATAAATGTTCGAAACATTTCGGTAACCTCAAACGTAAAATGAAGTAAGCAATTAAAGAAAGCCAAAAAAATGGAAGCAAATGGACATACAAACCGCAGATTATATAAATCGCGCCGAAACAAAGTGATAGACGGCGTGTGCGGAGGTATTGCTGAATATTTCGATGTTGACCCGACAATAGTACGACTCCTTTGGGTGCTCGTTACATTCATGGGTGGTTCGGGTTTTATACTATATATCGTTGGTATGATTATTATGCCGGTGAATCCCGAACATTTGGTATCCACAACCCCTCAGGTGCAACCGGTCAGCAATGGAACGGATAAAAAAAGATTTTTTGGCGTTATGTTAATACTCGCCGGTGCCTTCTTTTTACTTCTGAACATCGGCTGGTTCTGGGGTTTTAGCTGGTGGTCTTTTTCTCGATCCGTCCTACTACCCGTACTGTTTATAATACTCGGAGCATTTTTTATTTATATGCACACCTCGAAACGAAAAAATAACGCGGGACCGGCTTCAGAAAATATGTCAGAAATAAATCCGGAACCTTTTATTGGACGATTGAAAGAATTACGACGTTCAAGAACTAATCGAAAATTATTCGGAGTTTGCGGCGGCTTAGCGAACTATTTCGATTTCGATCCTACGCTCATGAGATTTATCTTTATAGCGTTGGTATTTATTTCATTCGGTTGGGGTTTGCTCATCTACATCATACTCGGCATAATCATGCCGGAAGAAAAATTAACTGAAACATCCGCATAAGGAAATTAAAATGAACGGAAATGTAAAAAAAGTTTCGTGGTTCGGAATAGTCTTAATCATTCTCGGTTTATTTATGCTCTTAGATCGATTCGATCTGATTCAATTTCATTTTTCCAGTGTATTTTGGCCCCTCATGATGTTGCTTGGGATCATGGCGGTTGCCCGCGGATTCAATCAGAACCGGCGTGGTAAAATATTCTGGGGGACATCGCTCTTTCTATATTCACTTTTTTTCCTTCTCAAATCTATAGACTATTTCGAAATTTACGGGCAAACGATATTCCCCGCAACGTTTTTAATTTTCGGAATCGCTTTCTTCATGCTCTACATTAACAACCTGAAAGATTGGCCATTCTTAATTCCTGCTTTATTATTAATCGGAATAGGCGGAGCGTTCCTTCTGAGCGAGTATGGATATCTATACAGGTGGGATGTGATAGATGTGGTGCGCACATATTGGCCCGTTATATTAATTCTCACCGGAATCGGACTATTATTCCGAAGATATAATCCTAAATCAGATGTTGTGATCCCGAATGAAAATTCAACTACTCAAAATTCAATTAAATAACCTCAATCATTTTGTAATTTGATTTAATCCTTTTTCAAGTCGGGTAATCCCTTCGGCGAAATCGTTCGGCTCGCACCCTAAGCCGAGACGGATAAATTGCGGCATGTCGAAAAATCGCCCGGGGGTAACAGCGGTATCGTAATCTTTCATTAAAACCTCGGATAGTCGGTCTGCATTTAGGTTTTTTGATTTCAAGAAGATTGTTGTTCCAAATCCCGGTATCACTGCTTCAAGTTCATTATTTCTCTTCATAAACGAATTCAATATTACGTGATTTTTTGAAAGTATATCCTTCGACCATTTACTGATCGTCTCTAAATTCTTGAAAGCAATTACGGCTAACTGCTCAGCAGCATAGACATGCTTCACATAAAACAGATCGTTGAGAAGCCACATCTTTTTAATCAACTCTTTATCTGCAAAAACAAATCCACTACGTATACCGCTCAATCCATATACTTTAGTTAAACTGTTCGTCACTATGAAATTATCGTCTAAATGAAATGACGAACACGGAGCGAGATCGAATGCAGAATCGAGATACACTTCATCAACGCATACATAAGCACCGACCGATTTAGCTATCTTTCCGATTTCTTTTAATGTCATATCATCTGTATAAACACTACTCGGATTGTGCAGATTGGTTAGAGCAATCAATTTTGTATTGGATGTAACCTCTTTTTTCAGTGAATCGATGTCGATCTGAAAACCATCTTCAAACCTGCGATAGAATCTTTTAATTTTATAACCGACATGTTCAGCCGCGGAAATAATAAGTTCGTATGTAGGATGCTCAATTAGTATTTCAGCCCCCGGTTCAAACATAACGGAAAGCGTCATGAAATTGGCAAATGATGTTCCGAGCGTTGTAAATATATTCTCTTGAGGGATGCTGTATTTTTTCTCAATTTCTGCGAGAAGCGGTCCATAACCGTAGTGATGAATACCGGTCAACTCAAGGTCGCTTATGCGCACAGGAAGTTGTGATAATTTGTAACTCATTAATCCGCTGTTGGCAAGATTGTATTGTACGTGGAAGTTAGATTTTGCCCATCTCATATAAGGTGAATGCATCGTCAGGTTTGTTGTCATGATGATATTTTGAGCTCTAGTGAATAATATCTGCTTTCTTATCAAAATATAAAGAAATGGGATCTGAATACCAATCGATCTATAATTGGAATGCCGATAATAAAACCTTATATTAATACAGAACTTCCGGGAGATAAAGCGGAAGACATCAAGTACTTTAAAGAAAGAAACCTCCCATGAAATCAGACTTATTTAAGCTGAGCAAGGGTATGATTGCTTTGTTGGAAAAGCATGGAATAACAACACCTACACAAATTCAAACTGAAATTATACCTGCGATTATGGCCGGGGATGATGTCCTTGCCCAATCCGAAACCGGTTCAGGAAAAACTTTGAGTTTTGCGATTCCTTTGATAGAACGTATCGAACGAAATGACGGTTTGCAGGCATTGATCCTCGTCCCAACCCGTGAATTATGTGTGCAGATAACGGAAGAATTTATGAAATTTTCACACGGCAAACACATAGGCATTGTTGCCGTGTATGGCGGAGTATCGATAAATACACAGATAAAAAAATTAAAAAAAGTGAATATCGTTGTTGCAACTCCGGGTCGGCTTTTAGATTTACTCGATAGAAAGGCACTGACACTTTCAACAATCAATTACATGGTTTTCGATGAAGCAGATAGAATGCTGGATATGGGATTCATTCCGGATGTAGAAAGAATATTACGACGCATGCCGCAGAAGAGGCAGACAATGTTGTTCAGCGCTACCGTTTCAAAAGAGATAACAGAATTGAGTAGAAAGTATCTCATCAATCCCAAGTTTGTGCATCTTGCTTCTGCCGTGAAGCCGGAGTTTTTACGGCAAACTTATTACCAAACGCAACAGGAATTAAAATTACCTCTTCTCGTTGCACTTTTAAAAAATGACAGAGATTTAGCATTAGTATTTTGTAACCGTAAACATGTCACCGCGAAGCTTGCCAAGAATTTATCGAGGCAGGGAGTAAGCGCGAAATGTTTACACGGAGATATGTCTCAATCGCAGCGAGAACGCGCGACCAATGATTTCAGGAACAAAAGATTTTCGGTTCTGATTGCCACAGATGTTGCCGCCCGTGGTTTACACATCGAAGATATTACGCATGTTTATAATTTCGAGATACCGAAAGATGTAGATTCATACACGCACAGAGTTGGGCGTACAGCCCGCGCTGGAAAAAAGGGGGAAGCGATATCGCTTGTTGCCGGCGGTGACGAACAAAAATTTTTCAAACAGATTTTGTTCAAGTACGGCGGAAGCATCACATTGAAAAGCGTTAACAAAGCCGATTTACCCGCCATCATACAACCGGCTGAGCAATCGAAAAAGAGCAGCGGCGGCGGACATCAACATGGTCATCAGGGAAGAATCCTTAACCGCGGTGATAAAGGAAAGAAAAATAAACCATCGCATGACAACCGAGATGCGGGAAATAAAAACAGATCATTCAAACACCATGACGATACTGTAAAAACAAGTAAACAACCTCACCAACATTTTGAACATTCAAAAACTGAAAGAGAAACTCAGTTTAAAGAGAAGAACGAGAAAAAGCATAAAAAGAACTGGCGTGAGAAATGGTTGGGGCTTATAGAAAAACCATCTGAGAATAAAACAACCAGATAGAGAGTTCCCGTGAAGTACCCGATTTATTTCTCCAGCACTTTTCTCAAAGTTTTCAAAAGAATTTCTGCCGTGTATGGTTTTTGCAGATGAGTGCTAACTCCTGATAGTGATGAGGTAAGGGAAGATATATCCATTTTCTCGCCGCTCATTGTGATTACCGGAATCTTACTGTTAAATTGGCGAAGAGCTTTATACATCTGGATACCATCCATCATCGGCATCATCAAATCGATTATCACGATATCTATTTTATCTTTATTCTGAGCATAGGTAGCGATACCTTCAATGCCATCTTTGGCTGTGAATGTATGATAACCGTATAATTCCAATGTCTGTTTTATTATATCGACTATAGAATCTTCATCGTCAACTACCAGTACTCCTTCTCCTTTACCTACGATTAGGTCGACTATTTGGTTAGATACAGATTTATCTCCAATATCTTCAACTGCCGGGATGTAAATATCGAATATGCTTCCTTTTCCGATTTCACTGCTTACATCGATAAAACCACCATGCTCTTTCACGATTGTGTGAGATGTTGACAAACCGAGACCTGTGCCTTTCCCGATTTCCTTGGTTGTAAAGAATGGATCAAATATATTTTCGATTATATCGGGTGGAATTCCGTGCCCTGTATCGCGAACCGATATTTTAACGTACTTCCCTTCATGCGCCTGTATCTGCATTTTTGCAAATTGTTTATCCGCAATAAAATTAGAGGCAGTGATCGTGATCGTACCGTTCTCAGTAATTGCGTCGCGTGCGTTTAAAGACAGGTTCATAAGGACCTGATGTAACTGCGTGGCGTCACCTTTTACAACCCAAAGATCAGAAGCGATGTCGGATGTAACATTAATATTTTTCGGAAACGTTTCATGAATTATATTCAAAATCTCTTTGACAATATGTTTCGATTGCAAAACATCATGTTCAGTGTTAATTCCGCGAGCGAAAGTTAGAACCTGCTTAATTATATCCCGCCCTCTAATTACGTTACCGGATAAGGTTGATAATATCTTCTGACTTTTTTCATCTGTAGCAAATCTTTTTAGCATATCGATTGATAGCAGGATAGGAGATAACACATTGTTCAGATCGTGAGCTATACCGCTTGCCAATGTTCCCAGGCTATCTAGGCGTTGAGTTCGAAGCAGTTGTACTTCTAACGATTTTCGTTCTGTAATATCGAGTACGAATCCTTCATAATACTTCGTCTTTCCTTCAGCATCTCTGATGGCATGAGCGGATAGAAGGATGGAAATAGGTTTGCCGTCTATCTTTTTCCAATAGAGTTCTAAATTTGTCACATATCCCATCGTCTCCTGATCATATCCTCTGATCAGTTTTTCTCTATCAACGTGGTTGTAATAACAATCTTTGATGTTTACTTTAGTCAATTCATCAACCGATTGGTATCCTAGCATTGAAGCGAGACTTTGGTTCGCTGTGATAAATTCACCCGAGGGGGTTGATTGATAAATTCCGATTGGAGACCATTCAACAATCTCTTTAAACTTCTTCTCGCTATCTAGAAGAGATATTACAGCTTTCTTATGTTCTGTAATGTCGCGAGTGACACCTAACAATTTTACAACCTCACCCGCGGCATCATGCATCGGTGCGGCATGAGTTTCTAACCATCGTCGAGTTCCTTTAAGACCGACAACTTCAAATTCCAACACACCAGTTTCACCATTCATTACTCGCTTATGCAGGTCGCGAAATGCTTCGCGGTATTCGGGCATTATAAATACGATAAGAGTATGCTTTTGCACTTCACCGAAAGTATTCGCTTCAAGCATCTTGATACCCGCAGGGTTCATTTCCAAAAGTTCTCCGTCGCGGGAAATAACCTTTACGCATTCAGGTTCGGTCTCAAAAATTGTACGAAAAAGTTCTTCAGTTTCATGATATGTGTTTTTCGCTGTCTTGCGCTTAGTCATATCTCGGGTCATTACCATCAATTCTTTTCTCCATTAAATCCTATTAATGCGATACCTATTTCAGCATCACCATCGCCGCAGTTCTTATAACGGAGCCGGGTTTCAGATGATGAATTAATATCTCCAAAACTATCAAAAAGTTCAGGATGCCTTAACCTGTACTGATTATTTTTTTTCCAGATTTTATTTCCATAACCCATCCTTTATAGAATTAAGTACCTCGATTTAATGACCGCGAATTTTAAATAAGCAAGGGAAACATGTATAATACCCCCGATTGTTGAAAGCATGAGAAACGTTATTTATCCTCTCTAATAAGAAGATATTGAACCGAGATCGAAAAAAATATTTATTAAATAATTCCTGATAACTAAACATAATTGCGGGCTCTTATATATTAACGATATCAGTGAAAAAATTTAATTGAAAATATATGACGATTGATTCAATTAAATGATATGTTAGTATAATAAAAAAAAGGTGTGAAAGTCAATAGATAAGTCGATAAATTGAAATTATTTTATAACCGAATTGGCAATATGGAGGATGTTTTCGATATAATTTTATGATATACACTATGTTATCGCACCCCGATTAAATTGTGTGGCTCAGAACCAATTAATCATTTCATCTCTTCCTTGAAATAGTAAGAGGTATTGAAAAACAGCTGATTTTGAGTATAGTGTAGGGGACTGCAAAAAACGAACGATTTTAAAACCCTCCGTTCTACCGAATTTATAATATTTAAAAACGATAGAATTTGACATATTATATCTCCAATTAACCAACCATAATTTAGGCGCCGCCCGATGAACAGACGGCACCTCTTAACGGAAGACGACCTCGCGATTATTGTAATATATAAAATTGAAAAAGTCAAGCTAGAAAATACTTTATAATTGACATTGAATCGGTGATTTAATAACTTATATCCAATAAATCGATGTATAGGAAAAAGATCTCTTTGCAGAATGAGTCATTTTTTGAAGGCGTAAGAATTTATGAATAAGAACAGCAAAGAAATTCAAAAAAAGCTGTTAACACCGTACAAAGATTTAATATTAATTTCGGTCGTTGCTGTTGTTCTTTTTATTGCTGGATCAATTTTCAATTTCGCCGATAGCATCGCACACTTAGTAGTCCGGATACACGATTTATTTTATCCATTCGATGAGATATTGACGGTATCCATTTTTTTAGTATTCGCTTTTATCTTATTTTCGTTACGTAGGTGGAAAGAGCTAAGAGATGAACTCGTCAAAAGCAAATCTAAAGAAGCAGAGATAAGATTACTTGCCCAAACTGTTGTATCTGTAAAAGATTGCATTTCGATAACCGACCTGAATGATAATATTATTTTTGTGAATGACTCGTTACTTAAAACGTATGGATACACGGAAGATGAACTGTTAGGAAAGAAAGCATCGATTTTCCATTCACGCGATATACCACCGGACATTGAGAGACAAATTCTTCCGTCAACACTTGCCGGAGAATGGCACGGTGAATTAATTAATCGCCGTAAAGATGGGAG
This genomic interval from Ignavibacteriales bacterium contains the following:
- the frr gene encoding ribosome recycling factor, translating into MMIKDIIKQTDDKMHKAVEVVRHEFIKIRTGKATTALLDGVKIDYYGQHSPLTQVANVSVKDIHTISVQPWDKTMIQPIEKAIIAANLGLNPIVDANGIRVPIPPLNEERRKELVKLVKKFAEEGRIAIRNIRRDAIEHLKKSEKDEHFSEDERKRAEQDVQKMTDKFIKDVDGLVVLKEKEIMEV
- the rplM gene encoding 50S ribosomal protein L13; this encodes MALRQKLTHSYRQDEVLKKWYLVDAEGQTLGRLASRIATVLRGKNKPQFTTNADCGDFVIVVNADKIKIAAKREELKTYFHHTLYPAGATVESYKELIKTNPERIVTMAIKGMIPHNRLGVQVIKKLKVYRGTEHPHSAQKPEPLKFN
- a CDS encoding PspC domain-containing protein → MSEINPEPFIGRLKELRRSRTNRKLFGVCGGLANYFDFDPTLMRFIFIALVFISFGWGLLIYIILGIIMPEEKLTETSA
- the rpsI gene encoding 30S ribosomal protein S9, giving the protein MAAFHRIAVGRRKTAVARVILKPGSGEIKINDIALEKYFPIETLKTDVLLPFTVTELLGKYDVDAIVNGGGSSGQAGAVKLGISRALVDLNNDLRGKLREHDLLTRDSRMVERKKYGQRKARKRFQFSKR
- the tsf gene encoding translation elongation factor Ts; translation: MEITSEQVKSLRDKTGAGMMDCKKALAESNGDMDKAIDYLRKKGAATAEKRADRATNQGVIEAYIHAGGRIGTMVEVNCETDFVAKTDDFKAFARELAMQIAAMNPLYVSREDVSKDVIEHEMEIYRTQAKNEKKPDQVVNRIAEGKLEKYYQEFCLTEQIYIKDSGKTIKDLILDLTAKTGEKITIRRFKRFHLGENS
- a CDS encoding metallophosphoesterase; its protein translation is MILLCCLSLLVFTNYGLNQETGKTESIIIVGDTQRTSKWEIGTEQNKDVAKKIFDRIAEENPTCVVHLGDMVFYGSSKRSWASFDSDAASIIKDSIPIYPVPGNHEYFGNNKAALSNLYQHFPILKDQTWYSRQINKLGIIFLNSNFANLSKSANKLQLDWYKNELVNMENDSTIERIVVVCHHPPYTNSTVVSESKEVQKYFVQPFITAKKTELFFSGHCHSVEHFVKDNKHFIVSGGGGGPRQKLKVAAKWKYKDLHNGGRIRNFNYCKISFSDNEINLEIIGWDDAIKERKVLFGFQL
- the rpsB gene encoding 30S ribosomal protein S2, producing MPRIELADLLDAGAHFGHLTRRWNPKMKPFIFMERNGIHIIDLKKTQDLLEGAANALANIIGEGKKVLFVGTKSQAAVVIEEEAKRCGAFYTSSRWLGGMLTNFSTIRKSVKRLQNIEKMETDGTYDKITKKEALVLDREKEKLSDVLSGVVDMTRLPGALYVVDIKKEEISVREAKRLGIPVFAIVDTNCDPTFVDYPIPANDDAIKSIQAITRVMADAVLEGQERVSAMQQALNEQEQEKAPEPKQRRK
- a CDS encoding UMP kinase, with the protein product MKKYKPAFKRILLKVSGEALMGEKEFGIDSNILSKFASEIGQIHKYGIEIGIVIGGGNIYRGVENSSDGVDKVTGDHMGMLATIINGLALQSALEHHGVFTRLMSPIKMEEMAEPFIRRRAIRHLEKGRVVIFGAGTGNPYFTTDSAAALRAMEINADVIIKGTRVDGVYDCDPEKHKNALMYKEISYQDVLEKDLKVMDLTAITLCKENKMPIIVFNFNKSGNLKRLAQGQKVGTVVHAKAKRI
- a CDS encoding aminotransferase class I/II-fold pyridoxal phosphate-dependent enzyme; amino-acid sequence: MTTNLTMHSPYMRWAKSNFHVQYNLANSGLMSYKLSQLPVRISDLELTGIHHYGYGPLLAEIEKKYSIPQENIFTTLGTSFANFMTLSVMFEPGAEILIEHPTYELIISAAEHVGYKIKRFYRRFEDGFQIDIDSLKKEVTSNTKLIALTNLHNPSSVYTDDMTLKEIGKIAKSVGAYVCVDEVYLDSAFDLAPCSSFHLDDNFIVTNSLTKVYGLSGIRSGFVFADKELIKKMWLLNDLFYVKHVYAAEQLAVIAFKNLETISKWSKDILSKNHVILNSFMKRNNELEAVIPGFGTTIFLKSKNLNADRLSEVLMKDYDTAVTPGRFFDMPQFIRLGLGCEPNDFAEGITRLEKGLNQITK